A single region of the Lysinibacillus sp. B2A1 genome encodes:
- a CDS encoding AAA family ATPase, translated as MTQNHEEKELFYPDGTVMYRGGVKKNDFGHDIYDGKGTLFDQDGELLFEGEFANHMKQGNGIMYLKGQMIYQGEFIQNKKQGNGILYKNGHIYYEGHFRNDLMDGYGVLHYEEDLTGPFLKLRKQYPHLDQPQYEGDFVHGMKKGKGKQYYPNGFLQYEGDFIWNHMQGAGRLYYTLETPSADELESGVSTLQYEGYFFEDAKHGKGKIYSRLGVLEAEGQFKEDAMTGHGTLYYASGQACYIGELVNGEKHGRGDYFNEDGKIIYSGEFINGERLRITPEIEREIEKLQQQLDSLVGLPNAKKELHNLINFIKIQSLRVDHGLTSFPITYHLVFSGNPGTGKTTVARIIGQIYKHLGVLSSGHFVETDRAGLVAGYVGQTALKVQEVVNKAKGGVLFIDEAYSLVNDKQDAFGKEAIDSLLKAMEDLRDDLVVIVAGYTELMEEFLLANPGFKSRFNHFVQFDNFSTEELFDIFAMLCKNNDYQYEEAFANHIRDQLHKIPIESIPNFSNGRYIRNLFEKLVTIQSNRLIQQNNITKQELMTFAEDDILLGITEDLFDNTF; from the coding sequence ATGACACAAAATCATGAAGAAAAAGAGCTATTTTATCCTGACGGTACAGTCATGTATCGTGGTGGTGTGAAGAAAAACGATTTTGGACATGACATTTATGATGGCAAGGGTACATTATTCGATCAAGATGGAGAGCTATTATTTGAGGGTGAATTTGCCAATCACATGAAGCAGGGAAATGGCATTATGTATTTAAAAGGTCAAATGATCTACCAAGGCGAATTTATTCAAAATAAAAAACAAGGAAACGGCATTTTATATAAAAATGGACATATTTATTACGAGGGTCATTTTCGTAATGATTTAATGGATGGCTACGGAGTATTACATTATGAGGAAGATTTAACTGGTCCATTTCTGAAGCTACGTAAACAGTATCCCCATTTAGATCAGCCACAATATGAGGGAGATTTTGTCCATGGCATGAAGAAGGGGAAAGGAAAACAATATTATCCAAACGGTTTTTTACAATATGAAGGTGATTTTATATGGAATCATATGCAGGGGGCAGGTAGGCTTTACTATACACTTGAGACACCAAGTGCAGATGAGCTTGAGAGCGGAGTATCCACACTTCAATACGAAGGGTATTTTTTCGAGGATGCAAAACACGGCAAGGGAAAGATCTACTCGAGACTAGGAGTGCTTGAGGCGGAGGGCCAATTTAAAGAAGATGCAATGACAGGACATGGTACTCTTTATTATGCTAGTGGACAGGCGTGCTATATTGGCGAGCTTGTAAATGGAGAAAAGCATGGTCGAGGAGATTATTTTAATGAGGATGGCAAGATTATTTATAGCGGTGAATTTATAAATGGAGAACGGTTACGAATAACACCGGAAATTGAGCGAGAAATTGAGAAATTACAACAGCAATTAGATAGTCTTGTAGGACTTCCAAATGCTAAGAAGGAATTACATAACCTCATCAACTTTATTAAAATTCAAAGCTTACGTGTCGATCATGGATTAACAAGCTTCCCAATAACCTATCATCTTGTCTTCTCTGGTAATCCAGGCACAGGCAAAACAACAGTTGCTCGGATTATTGGTCAAATTTATAAGCATCTCGGGGTTCTTTCAAGCGGACATTTTGTGGAAACAGATCGTGCAGGCTTAGTTGCAGGTTATGTTGGTCAGACGGCTCTAAAGGTACAGGAAGTGGTCAATAAGGCAAAAGGCGGCGTGCTTTTTATCGATGAGGCCTATTCACTGGTTAATGATAAACAAGATGCATTTGGGAAGGAAGCAATTGATAGCCTATTAAAGGCAATGGAGGATCTACGTGATGATTTGGTTGTTATTGTAGCAGGATATACAGAGCTAATGGAGGAATTTTTATTAGCTAATCCAGGCTTTAAATCACGTTTTAATCATTTTGTACAATTTGATAATTTCAGCACAGAGGAACTATTTGATATTTTTGCAATGCTATGTAAAAACAATGATTATCAATATGAAGAAGCATTTGCAAACCATATAAGAGATCAACTACACAAAATTCCGATTGAGTCGATTCCTAATTTTTCAAACGGGCGATATATTCGTAATTTATTTGAAAAGCTAGTAACCATTCAATCAAATCGTCTTATTCAGCAAAATAATATTACCAAGCAAGAACTTATGACATTTGCAGAGGATGATATTTTACTCGGTATTACAGAAGATCTATTTGATAATACATTTTGA
- a CDS encoding WYL domain-containing protein: protein MVDSQQNKGYRVISMFDRLMDGQGINKKQEAFTHQVGEKTIQRDLDQIRAYIDKAKLNCHLEYVRAEKVYKLTNIGEHILTKEQVLAIVKILIESRAFLKSEMSEIIDKLISIVAADKQEFIHNIILNEKHLYVDLNHRKSLLQVIWNLSETIQKKKIIQIDYLREGETIPTAKIVKPLAVIFSEYYFYLIAYDSKHEKDLPIVYRVDRIQHLLELDKKFKIPYAERFQEGEFRKRIQFMHAGELMHIKFIFNGSSPQAVLDRLPTAKILSNNDGYYLFEAEVFGRGIKMWLLSQGANIEVIEPLELREEMIETIHSMQQNYRYI from the coding sequence ATGGTAGATTCACAACAAAATAAAGGCTATCGCGTCATTTCTATGTTTGATAGATTGATGGATGGTCAAGGAATAAATAAAAAACAAGAGGCATTTACACATCAAGTTGGTGAAAAAACCATACAACGCGATCTGGATCAAATTCGAGCGTATATTGATAAGGCTAAATTAAACTGTCATTTAGAATATGTGCGAGCAGAAAAGGTCTATAAGCTAACAAATATCGGAGAACATATTTTAACAAAAGAGCAAGTGTTAGCGATAGTCAAAATTCTTATTGAATCAAGAGCGTTTTTAAAATCTGAAATGAGTGAGATTATTGATAAGCTTATCTCGATTGTTGCAGCTGATAAACAAGAGTTTATTCATAATATTATTTTAAACGAAAAGCATTTATATGTAGATTTAAATCATCGCAAGTCTTTACTACAGGTAATTTGGAATCTCTCAGAGACCATTCAAAAAAAGAAAATAATTCAAATTGATTACTTGCGTGAGGGAGAAACAATCCCAACGGCAAAAATAGTAAAGCCTCTCGCTGTTATTTTCTCTGAGTACTATTTTTATTTAATTGCCTATGATAGTAAGCATGAGAAGGATTTGCCCATTGTCTACCGAGTTGACCGTATACAGCATTTGTTGGAGCTTGATAAAAAATTTAAAATACCCTATGCTGAACGTTTTCAGGAAGGTGAATTTCGCAAGCGTATCCAATTTATGCATGCTGGTGAGCTGATGCATATTAAATTTATCTTTAATGGCTCATCTCCTCAGGCTGTACTAGATCGGCTACCAACAGCTAAAATTCTATCTAATAATGATGGATACTATTTATTTGAGGCAGAGGTTTTTGGACGTGGGATTAAAATGTGGCTGCTTAGTCAAGGAGCTAATATTGAAGTTATAGAGCCTCTTGAGCTCAGAGAGGAAATGATTGAAACCATCCATTCAATGCAGCAAAATTATCGCTATATATAA
- a CDS encoding TetR/AcrR family transcriptional regulator, which yields MQLTREDWIKAGIQQLADVGIHKVRIEALARLLKISKGSFYHYFRDHQELLDAMLEYWEIHATKHIVQSMEQEQATLDQLLRISFSRDKKIEIGIYAWAKYDSAVAARLVDIEEQRIACVAKLYRKMGMNDVESVDRARLAYLTYVGWMTRFEANPHFEIEKMLKLLMHIH from the coding sequence ATGCAATTGACGAGGGAAGATTGGATTAAGGCTGGAATACAACAACTAGCTGATGTAGGAATACATAAAGTTCGAATAGAAGCACTTGCCCGCCTACTTAAGATTAGTAAAGGGAGTTTTTACCATTATTTCCGTGATCATCAGGAGCTGTTAGATGCAATGCTCGAGTATTGGGAAATACATGCAACAAAGCACATTGTTCAAAGTATGGAACAGGAACAAGCTACGTTGGATCAACTACTACGCATTAGCTTTAGCAGAGATAAAAAAATAGAGATTGGCATTTATGCATGGGCTAAATATGATTCTGCTGTTGCAGCAAGATTGGTCGATATTGAAGAACAGAGAATTGCCTGTGTAGCAAAATTATACCGAAAAATGGGCATGAATGATGTTGAATCAGTAGATCGTGCAAGACTTGCCTATTTGACGTATGTGGGGTGGATGACCAGGTTTGAAGCAAATCCCCATTTTGAGATTGAAAAAATG